From Paenarthrobacter sp. A20:
ATGAGATTCGGGATCCCCTGATCTCGTCGTCGGTGAGCGCCGTTGCCACAACCCTGGGTGCCCGCACCGAGCTCATCCGTCGCCAGCGCGAGCTGATCGATCAGCACCATCACCGCATGGTGGTGGAGGGACGCGACATCACCACAGTCGTGGCTCCCAATGCCGAGGTCCGCATGCTCCTGACCGCCAGTGAGGAAGCCCGGCTCCGGCGTCGCGGCATCCAACTGGGTGGTACTCAGAGCAGGGAACAACTCGCCGCCCAGGTCATCCAGCGCGACGCCAAGGACTCCACAGTGGTGAACTTCACCCAAGCAGCAGATGGTGTTGTGACGCTGGATTCCTCGGATCTGAACTTTGAGGAAACTGTAGAGACCGCTCTGGCGATCGTCAGCAAGGTGATCTATGGCGACTAGGAACCAGCTTCCCTCCGCGTGGACCAGGGCGTGGAGCCGACCCGTTGGTTGGTTCCTTGACCACGTCATCTACCGGACCATCGTGGCGGGCAAGGGCAACGTTCCCGCTGCCGGACCGGTTATTTTCGCCGCGAACCACATCAGTTTCCTGGACGGGCCGGTGATGTTCGGCGCGTCCCCGCGTCCCATGCACATCCTCGTCAAGAAAGAGATGTTTAAGGGAATCCTGGGGTCAGTCCTGCGGGGATCCGGACAAATTCCGGTTGACCGCGCGGGTGACCGCACGGCCCTGCATATCGGAAAGCAACTGCTCGACGACGGCCGCTGCGTCGGGATTCTTCCGGAAGGGACCCGGGGGAGCGGTGCAGCCGAAAGCATCAGCAACGGGGTTGCGTGGCTCGCCATCAACTCAGGAGCAACTGTCATTCCGGTCGCCATCCTCGGAACCCGCCAGGGCGACGAGCACCGCGACCATATCCCCAAACCACGCCGGAAGCTCCATGTCAGCTTCGGCGAACCCATCACGGTGAAGCGCCGGAAGGGTGAACCGGGGCGTGTTTCAATGGACAGGGCAGCTGCGGAAATCCGTGAAGCCCTGGCCGGACACGTCCAGGACGCCATCCGGGCAACAGGCCAGGGCCTTCCCCAGGATCCTGCGCCCGGAGAACCAACTCCGCAGCACCGCCACACAGCAGTAGCCGGGACGCCGGCAGACCACCACTAAGGAAAGTGCAATGAGCGATACGACTCAAAAATCCGGCCTCCACGGAGCCGGCGACGACGAATACACGCCCACCGGCACCGACCAGGTGGCTGAAAACCTGGCTGCCCTGGACGATGACGAGGCCGAGCTCCGCGCGGCTACCCTCCGGGCCGGCCTGGACGACTACGAACTCGACGAAGAAGACGCCGCGCTGCTCAGCGGTGAGTACGGCGATGAGGGCGACGAAGGTCCCCTCAAGCTGGATCCCGTCCTGGCCATCATTGGACGCCCGAACGTGGGCAAGTCCACGCTGGTCAACCGCATCCTGGGCCGCCGCGAAGCCGTTGTTGAAGACACCCCGGGCGTTACTCGCGACCGCGTCATGTACTCGGCCCGCTGGAATGGCCGCAACTTCACCTTGGTCGATACCGGTGGATGGGAGCACGATGCCAAGGGCATCCATGCCCGCGTAGCCGAGCAGGCTGAGATGGCCGTTGAGCTTGCCGACGCCGTTCTCTTCGTCGTGGACTCCGCCGTCGGCGCGACCGCCACGGACGAGGGCGTCATGAAGATGCTCCGCAAGAGCAAGAAGCCGGTCATCATGGTGGCCAACAAGGTGGATGACTTCGCGCAGGAAGCCGACTCGGCAACATTGTGGGGCCTCGGCTTCGGTGAGCCGTACCCGGTGTCGGCGCTGCACGGCCGTGGCGTGGCCGACCTCCTTGACCACGTCATGGACACCCTGCCCGAGTACTCCTTGGTGGAAGGCGTGGAACGCTCAGGTGGCCCCCGCAGGATCGCCCTGATCGGCCGCCCGAATGTGGGCAAGTCTTCCTTGCTGAACAAGCTCGCAGGCTCTGAACGAGTTGTGGTTGATCCGCTGGCCGGCACCACGCGTGACCCGGTTGATGAGTTCATCGAAGTCGGTGACCGCACATGGCGCTTCGTGGATACCGCGGGTATCCGCCGGCGCCAGCACATGGCCCAGGGCGCCGACTTCTACGCGTCCCTGCGTACGCAGGCTGCGCTCGAAAAGGCGGAGGTCGCCGTCGTGCTTCTTGCCGTTGACGAAGTCCTCAGCGAGCAGGACGTCCGTATCCTCCAGCTGGCTATCGAATCCGGCCGTGCACTGGTTCTCGCCTTCAACAAGTGGGACCTGCTGGACGACGAACGCCGCCGGTACCTCGAACGCGAAATCGAACAGGACCTTGCCCACGTTGAATGGGCTCCGCGCGTTAACATCTCAGCCAAGACCGGCTGGCACAAGGACCGCCTGGTCCCGGCGCTGGACATCGCCCTGGAGAGCTGGGACCGCCGTATCCCCACGGGACGCTTGAACGCGTTCCTGGGCGAACTGGTTGCAGCGCACCCGCACCCGGTCCGCGGCGGCAAGCAGCCCCGCATCCTCTTCGGCACCCAGGCCTCCAGCCGCCCGCCGAAGTTCGTTCTCTTCACCACTGGGTTCCTGGATCCCGGATACCGACGTTTCATCACGCGTCGCCTGCGCGAAACGTTCGGCTTCGAGGGTACGCCCATCGAGGTCAACATGCGCGTACGCGAGAAGCGTGGCAAGAAGCGCTAAGTGAGACGGGCATCACAGCCAACATTGGCTGTGATGGCGTCTCCGACCTCCAACTTCGTGTAAGCTTTTGGAGGTGGTTCGGCCGGACTGCTTAGGTGGGACTCTTCGGAGGAAAACTTAGGCGGAGAACGGTGGAACCAGCGGGCTGTAGCGCAGCTTGGTAGCGCACTTGACTGGGGGTCAAGGGGTCGCAGGTTCAAATCCTGTCAGCCCGACCAAAAAGGCCGGAATCACGCGGAAACGCGGGATTCCGGCCTTTGGCCGTTAAGCTGGCACGATCTCCCGGCCCCGCTTGTCGGTCCTCGCGTTCAACGCCGGGGAGAACGAGCAAGGCCGGAAGCCGGCTACACCCTTTCCAGCGCCCCGAGGGCCCTCACCAGTGGCTCAAGCTCGGGAACTGACTCGGCTGCCTCCAAGGCGGAAGCCAACGTTTCATCATGCACCGGTTTTGCCGCCTCATGGAGCTTCTGGCCGGACAGCGTCAGCTCTGTGTAGATGCCGCGGCGATCATCGGCGCACAGGATGCGGGTGAGCAGCCCCCGGTCCTCAAGCCGGTTAACCAGCCGGGTGGTGGCGCTGCTGGAGAGGGCCGTGGCCCGGGCGAGCTGCTGCATCCGCATATGCCAGCCGTCCTGGCGGCTCAGTGCATCCAGGACCGTGTACTCCACCACGGACAGCTCGCTCGAAGCCTGGAGGGACTTCTCCAGTTCCGCCTCGATGCTTCCGTGCAGGGCGGCAAGGGTCCGCCAGCCCTGCGCCCGTACTTCTACGGCGTCATCCTTGATGCCCATGTCTGCTGTGCTCCTGCCTGGTTTTCGTGTCGATCGCGACGCATCCCAAAGTAGTTGCTTGCGCAAGTACCTAGCGTGTGCAACTATATATAAAGCGTCTGCAACTATTATTCTACGGTTCCCGGCGGCGCACTTCCACTTCCCGAGGGAACCAAGCATCTAAGGAGCTCCACATGCCCGCAGGGTTGATTGCCCTTGCCCTCGGCGGATTCGGTATTGGCCTGACCGAGTTCGTGATCATGGGCCTTTTGCCCGAGGTTGCCGCCGATTTCCAGGTCAGCGAGGCTTCGGCCGGCTGGTTCATCTCCGGTTACGCCCTCAGTGTCACAGTTGGCGCCCTCCTGGTGACGGCTGCAGTCACCAGGCTGCCTCGCAAGCCCGTACTCATTGGCTTGCTGGTTCTCTTCATCGCCGGCAACTTCCTGTCCGCGATCGCGGACAGCTACACAGCTATGCTGATCGGCCGGATTGTCGCAGCCCTGTGCCACGGAGCATTCTTCGGTATTGGTTCGGTGGTGGCTGCCAGCCTTGTGCCGGCACACAAGAAGGCTGCTGCAATTGCCATCATGTTTACGGGCCTTACTGCCGCCAATGTCCTCGGTGTTCCGTTCGGAACCCTGCTGGGCCAGAACTTCGGATGGCGCTCAACGTTCTGGGCCATTACGGTCATCGGCGTCGTTGCACTTCTTGGCATCGCACTGATGGTCCCCAAGGCCAGCACAGAACCTACCAACGGTCTCCGCAGCGAACTGGGGGCGTTCAAGTCCGGCCAGGTGTGGCTCTCCATCATCGTGACCATCCTCGGCTTCGGCGGTATGTTTGGCGCCTTTACCTACATCGCGTTCACGCTGACGGAGGTCTCCGGGTTCCAGTCCAGCGCCGTGCCGTGGCTGCTGGTGCTCTTTGGCGGCGGCCTGTTCGTGGGTAACTTCCTGGGCGGCAAGGCGGCCGACAAAGCACTCGACAAGTCACTCGTCGTCATCCTCGCCGGGCTCGTCGTGGTGTTGGTCTTCTTCGCCCTCACGGCGTCCAACAGCATTGCCACGCTGATCTCGCTGGCACTGATGGGCGGGTTCGGCTTCGCTACGGTCCCAGGTCTGCAGATGCGGGTCATGCACTTCGCTTCCGCTGCCCCAACGTTGGCGTCAGGGGCCAACATCGGTGCTTTCAACCTGGGCAACGCGCTGGGAGCCTGGCTTGGCGGCGTGACCATCACCGCCGGCCTCGGCTACACGTCTCCCATCTGGGCAGGCGCGGGCATTACGGTCGCTGCGTTGCTGGTCATGGTCTTTGCCGCTGCAGCAGCCAAGCGCGGGGGAGCAGTGGCACCCGACGTCGAACGCGAACCGCGTGAGGCGCCTGTCGCCTGACGCTGGACATCGGTTAAGAAAGGAAGCCCGCCGCGGATCGTTCCGTGGCGGGCTTTCCGCGTCCTACGTGTTGGGCGCTGCACCGTGTGTATTGGGTGAGGCGTCGCGCGATTCCTGGTCTGCGGTTTTGGCGGCCCTCAAACGTTCATTTTCTGCCTGCTTCAGCACCTTCATTTGTTTGCCCCGCCGCCGCCAAAGGGCCCACAGGATGGTGACGGCAATGAAGATGAGCAGTGCGGCAATGGCCGAAACTGCCGTCCACGTTGTGAAGAAACCCGCATCCACGCTCAGGGTACGCTGACCGGCGTGGGCCGACTCCGTGCTGCCGAAGACGATGCCGGCGGTGAGCAGGTTGGGGGTGGCAATGGCGACGGCCACCAGCACAATAGCGATTTTCCAGGGCCAGGTAATCGACTTGCGGGTGGCCTGCCATGCGACAAGGAGCGGAATGAAGGTAAAGACGAAGCCGTAGAACATGCCCACCAGGACGCTGGCGCCAAGATCACGCCTGATCTGCCCGGCGATGACGTCGGACCACCAGCGGGGCAGGATGGCTCCGAGGATAAAATAGGCGGCCACAGCGACAAGCAATGCCACCAGGATCAGGATTATTTTTACGCCCCAATTACGCTTTTTCTGAGCCGGTACTTGTGCTTGTTCAGTCATGGGTCAATCATGGCAGAGACCCCATCAGGTGCAGGGGAAATGTGCCTATACTTTCAGCGGTGGCCACCAGCACAGGCCGCCGTCGAGGTTCGTCATTGTCCCGATGAAAGGCCACCCGTGAGCAATATTCCAGAAGAACTTTCCTACACCGCGGAACACGAATGGGTTACCGCTCCTGATGCCGACGGCGTTGTGCGGATTGGCATTACCGACTTTGCGCAGGACGCGTTGGGCGACGTCGTGTACGCCCAGATGCCTGAACCGGGGACCAAGGTCACCGGCAACGAGGTAGTTGGCGAAGTCGAATCCACTAAGAGCGTCAGTGATATCTACGCGCCGGTGAGCGGCGAAGTCATCAATCGCAATGATGCCCTTGACACAGATCCTGCCCTGATTAACTCGGACCCTTACGGCGAAGGCTGGCTCATCGAGGTAAAGCTCGCAGAAGCAGATGCAGTGGATTCCCTGCTCAGTGCATCGGAGTACGAACAACAGGTAGGCTAAAGTTATCTGGCCCGCCAGGCTGATTTTCCCTAGCGGAAAAGCGCGACGGCGGGCCAGCAACCGATTTGCCCGGCGGTACCGGGATGCGGAAGTGCCTGGCAGGTTTTGGAACTGCCGGCGGATGAGGAGGAAATTCCATGGTTGGCGGCGAACAGAATCAAGCCAATGTCGGGAACGGCGCGGAGGAACAGCCGACGTCGGAGACCACCTCGATCAGCATCACGCCAACGTGGGACGAGCCAAGCGTTGCACCCAAGTTGGCCCCGGAAGAGCGTGCATCAGTGGAAGCACTTCCGCCGAACTCGGCTTTGCTCATCGCGCATAGCGGTCCCAATGCCGGAGCCCGGTTCTTGTTGGACGCGGACACCACCACGGCGGGGCGGCACCCGGATGCGGATATCTTCCTCGACGACGTCACGGTGTCGCGTAAGCACGTCCAGTTCCTCCGCTCGGCATCGGGCTTCGAGCTCGTGGACATGGGGAGCCTCAACGGAACGTATGTCAACCACGACCGCGTTGACCGGGTGCAGCTGAAAAGCGGCAACGAGGTTCAGATCGGCAAGTTCCGGTTGACCTACTACCTGAGCCCTGTCCGCGCAGCAGGCCAAGTCTGACGGGGTATCTGCCTGTGGCTATTGCCCAGTCGGACCGCCGCGGACCGCAGGTCCTGAACATCGGGGAAGTCCTGGCGCAGCTGAGCGACGACTTTCCGGGGATGACTGCGTCCAAGATTCGTTTCCTGGAGGAAAAGGGGCTCATCAACCCGAAGAGGACCCCTGCCGGCTATAGGCAATATGCCGATAGTGACGTTGAGCGCCTTCGTTTTGTGCTCGCACTGCAGCGCGACCAGTATCTGCCGCTGAAGGTCATCAAGGATTACCTTGACGCCATTGACCGCGGAGAACGGCCGGAGAACCTTCCGCCTGGCGTTACTGTGGCGCCCAAAGCCGTGTCGGATGGGATGGCTGCGGAGTTGCAGGGAAGGGCCCGCGCGCTGACCGAGGAGCAGTTGCGCGTCGAGTCAGGTGCCAGTGTTCCGTTGCTGGAGTCCCTCTTGAGCTTTGGGCTGATCAGCCATAGTGGCGGACGGTTCGACGAACATGCACTTCAGGTGGCCCGGGCATGCGTGCAGTTGGAAAGCCACGGCCTTGAGCCCCGGCACCTTCGTCCCTTCCAGGCTGCGGCGGATCGGGAGTTCGGCTTGGTCGAAAGGGCGGTTGCCCCCCTGACATCCCGGCGCGACGCAGCCTCACAGGCTCGCGCCGCAGAGGCTGCCCGGGAAATCAGCGACCTCTGCCTCACCCTCCACAGGGCGCTCGTCCACGATCGCATCTCCCGGATGGATAGCTGATGATCGAAGTCGAAATCGTTGGCGTCAGGATTGAATTGCCGTCAAACCAGCCTTTGGTGCTCCTCCGTGAACTCAACGGCGAGCGGCACGTTCCTATTTGGATCGGGACGCCGGAGGCCAGTGCCATCGCCCTGGCCCAACAGGGTGTGGTGCCGCCCCGGCCCATGACCCACGATCTCTTGGTGGACGTCGTGGAATCCCTGGGGCACTCCATCATCAGCGTCAACATCGTCGCCGTTGAGGACAATATCTTCTATGGACAATTGCAGTTCGACGACGGCACGGTCGTCAGTTCGCGCGCTTCAGATGCGTTGGCTCTGGCGCTTCGGGCCAAGTGCCGCATCTGGTGCGCCGATGCCGTGATGGAAGAAGCCGGCGTCCGCATCACGGAACACGATGAAGGAGAGGACTCCGAACCTGATCCGACAGTGGACGAAGAACGCGAAATGCGGCGCTTCCGTGAGTTCCTGGACGACGTGGAACCCGAGGACTTTGAGGGCTGAGCCAGCCTAAGCCTAAAGTTGAGGGTGAAAGTTTCGACACGACTGGAAATTGGGGCCAAGGTCTTTGACCTCGGCCCTCGACGGGCCTAACGTCGAAGGTATCAAGTTCCCGTTGCATACACTGCCTGCGCAAGTCACACTGGAAGGTGCGGACTTGCGGGAATTACACTGCTGCATTTCAGTGTTGTGCCAGCGTATGCACCGTCCCCAAGGGAACTGAGAACAAGGAGGTCACGTGAGTCCGAAAGGCGAAGCAGGCGAGCTGAAGAAGTCCTCTGCCGGCATTGCTGCGCCCGCATCCGGCGCCCAAGGTTTGCTCTTCACAGAGGACCTTCCCGTGCTGGACGAGGACGCGGGCTACCGCGGTCCCACAGCATGCAAGGCCGCAGGTATTACGTACCGCCAACTCGACTACTGGGCACGTACTGGACTTGTTGAGCCCGCCGTTCGTGGCGCAGCCGGATCCGGCTCGCAGCGCCTCTACGGCTTCCGCGACATCCTGGTTCTCAAGGTTGTCAAGCGCCTCCTGGATACGGGTGTCTCCCTGCAACAGATCCGCACCGCGGTGGAACACCTCCGCGAGCGGGGTGTTGAGGACCTTGCGCAGATAACGCTGATGAGCGACGGCGCCAGTGTCTATGAATGTACCTCTGCCGACGAAGTCATTGACCTTGTTCAAGGCGGCCAGGGTGTCTTCGGCATTGCGGTTGGACGCGTATGGCGGGAAGTTGAGGGAAGCCTCGCCGCCCTTCCGAGCGAGCACGCCGCGGAGCAGTCCTTTCCCGACGACGAACTGAGCAAGCGGCGTGTGGCCCGCCGCATCGGCTAAATGCCAATCCAATAGACCGTGAGCTTTTACAAAGAAAGCCTCTTCCCTGAGGGAGGAGGCTTTCTTGCGTGCGGCCGGGATTCCAGGGCTTGTCGACCCCCGGGCTTGCCTAGCGTTGGCGGCGGTCCCGCAAAGACGGCTGCCCCGCCAGGAGGCTTTGCAGGAGCGCATCAAAGAGCTTGGCGGAGTTCTTGGCCGAATCCCCGGGCCAATGGTGGACCGAATGGGCGGCACCCTGGATCTGCTGCCAGTTGGCTTGTTCCGGAATATGGGGAGTCAGCAGTAAGTCGCCGAACATGGACTCCATCTCGGCAAGGCGGAACGTGTGCTCGGCCGACCCTGTCCGTACACGGTTGGCAACGATGCCGGCCGGAGCCAGGTTGGGAGCGAATTCCTGCCGGAAGAGCTGGATGGCCCGCATGGTGCGTTCAGTACCGGCGACGGAGAACAGCCCGGGCTCGGCCACGAGGACGACGCGGTCGCTGGCACTCCACGCCATCCGCGTCAAACCGTTGAGGGAGGGCGGGCAGTCCACGAGGACCAGTTCATAGTTAGTGGTGCCTGCCAGCACGGCTGAGAGCCTGCGAAGGTCGCGGCGGCCCAGGTCCGGGCGGTCGTAGATTCCAGTGAAGGCCGAGCCCACTGCGACATCCAAAGTCCCGTCGCTGGAACCATTGGAGACCCAGCTGCTGCCGGCAACATTGTCCTGGAGCCGGGCCTTGCGGGGGCTTTTGAGCATTCGCCCGATGTCGAGCTGTCCGCCGGGCTGAACGCCAAGCGCCGTGGTGGCGTCGGCGTGGGGATCGAGATCCACCACCAAGGTAGGAATGCCGGCTGCGAGGGCCGCGGACGCCAGACCAGTGGTCACGGACGTCTTTCCCACTCCACCTTTGAGGCTGCTGATGCTGACTACTTGCACTTGAAAACCCAAAACCTAACGCCGGTTGCCGTATCGCGCTGATTCGGCTCCGGAAGCGCCGGAGCCGGGGCTTGCCGAAGCCCCTTCAACATCATATGGTGCATCGCGGCCGAATCCCGCTTTCTACGCGCCCGGCCGTGGGGGAGAAGGGCGGCAATAGCATGCTGTCGGATCGCGCGCACGCATATACAGCCCACATGACGATTCCTTTGTGATGGTTGCCACAAAGATTTGTGTTTGATGCTGGCGGCACTACACACTGTGACCACCGACCGATCCACCCGCAATGATGCAGGAGAAGTATGTTTTCGAAAATTCTGGTGGCCAATCGCGGCGAAATCGCGATCAGGGCGTTTCGCGCTGGTTATGAACTTGGCGCCAAGACCGTAGCCGTCTTTCCGCACGAGGACCGTAACTCGATCCACCGGCAGAAGGCCGACGAAGCCTACCTTATCGGCGAGGTGGGCCACCCCGTCCGCGCCTACTTGGACGTAGAGGAGGTTGTCCGCGTCGCCAAAGAAGCCGGCGCAGACGCCATCTACCCCGGCTATGGCTTCCTTTCCGAGAATCCGGACCTCGCCCGCGCAGCACAGGCGGCGGGAATCACGTTCGTGGGTCCGCCTGCGGAGGTACTGGAGCTCGCAGGGAACAAGGTTGCCGCACTCGAAGCCGCCCGCAAGGCCGGTGTTCCGGTCCTGAAATCGAGCAAGCCGTCCAAGGACCTTGACGAGCTCATTGCGGCCGCGGACGAGATCGGGTTCCCCATCTTCGCCAAGGCCGTCGCCGGCGGTGGTGGCCGTGGCATGCGGCGCGTCGAGACGCGCGAAGCCCTGCCCGAGGCACTGCAGTCCGCCATGCGCGAGGCTGATGCGGCTTTTGGCGACCCCACCATGTTCCTCGAGCAGGCCGTGCTGCGTCCCCGCCACATTGAAGTGCAGATCCTGGCGGATGCTGAAGGTAATGTCATGCACCTCTTCGAGCGTGACTGTTCACTGCAGCGCCGCCACCAGAAAGTTGTGGAGATCGCACCGGCGCCGAACCTGGATGAGAACATCCGCCAGGCTCTTTACCGCGATGCCGTGGCCTTCGCGAAGGCCTTGAACTACGTGAACGCAGGAACTGTTGAGTTCCTGGTGGACACTGAGGGTGAGCGCGCCGGCCAGCACGTCTTCATTGAAATGAACCCCCGCATCCAGGTCGAGCACACCGTGACAGAGGAAATCACGGATGTGGACCTCGTGCAGGCGCAGATGCGTATCGCCTCGGGGGAGACCCTCGCGGATCTCGGCCTCAGCCAGGAGACAGTCTCCATCAAGGGCGCCGCTCTTCAGTGCCGCATCACCACCGAAGATCCCGCCAACGGTTTCCGTCCGGACGTCGGAAAGATCACCGGTTACCGCTCTGCCGGCGGCGCCGGTGTAAGGCTCGACGGCGGCACGGTCTACTCGGGTGCCGAGATCAGCCCGCACTTCGACTCCATGCTGGTGAAGCTGACGTGCCGTGGCCGTGACTACCCGGCAGCGGTGGCCCGTGCCCGCCGCGGCCTTGCTGAGTTCCGCATCCGCGGCGTGTCCACCAACATCCCCTTCCTGCAGGCCGTCCTCGCGGATCCGGACTTCAATGCGGGCAACGTGGCCACGGACTTCATTGACAAGCGCCCCGAGCTGCTGAAGTCCCACATCTCGGCCGACCGCGGCACCAAGCTGCTGACATGGCTGGCTGAGGTCACCGTGAACAAGCCGAACGGCGAGCTGACTGTCCACTCGGACCCGGCCAGGAAACTGCCCGTGATCGAAGGGCCGGTTCCCACGTCGGGCTCGCGCCAGAAGCTGAAGGAACTCGGGCCTGAGGGCTTCGCCAAGGCATTGAGGGAGCAGCAGGCCCTGGCAGTCACGGACACCACGTTCCGTGACGCCCACCAGTCGTTGCTGGCAACCCGCGTCCGCACCCGCGACCTCGTAGCGGCCGGTCCGGCCGTCACCGCACTCATGCCGGAACTTCTGTCCGTCGAAGCCTGGGGCGGTGCGACCTACGATGTCGCCCTGCGCTTCCTTGGTGAGGATCCCTGGGACCGCTTGGCGGCGCTGAGGCAGGCACTTCCCAACACTTGCCTCCAGATGCTCCTCCGTGGACGCAATACCGTTGGCTACACGCCATACCCCGAAGAAGTCACTGAAGCTTTCGTCAACGAGGCTGCGGCCACGGGCATCGACATCTTCCGCATCTTCGACGCCCTTAACGACGTGAACCAGATGGCTCCGGCGATCCGGGCAGTGCGTGCGACCGGGACCGCCGTTGCAGAAGTTGCCCTCTGCTACACGGGCAACCTCCTTGACCCCAACGAGGACCTGTACACCCTCGACTACTACCTTGACCTCGCACAGAAGATCGTCGACGCCGGTGCGCACATCCTGGCCATCAAGGACATGGCAGGCCTGCTCCGTCCTGCCGCGGCCGCGAAGCTTGTGGCTGCCTTGCGTGAGCGCTTCGACCTGCCCGTGCACCTCCACACCCATGACACCGCCGGTGGCCAGCTCGCCACCCTCCTGGCGGCCGTGGATGCTGGAGTGGACGCTGTGGACGTCGCTGCTGCCTCCTTGGCGGGTACTACGAGCCAGCCTGCCGCCTCGGCGCTGGTGGCGGCTTTGGCCAACACCCCCCGTGACACAGGCCTCAGCCTTAAGAATGTCGGCGCCATGGAACCTTATTGGGAAGCCGTTCGCCGTGTCTACGCGCCCTTCGAGTCAGGCCTGCCGGGCCCGACAGGACGTGTCTACCAGCACGAAATCCCTGGCGGCCAGTTGTCGAACCTTCGCCAGCAGGCCATCGCGCTTGGCTTGGGTGAGCAGTTCGAAGCAATCGAGGACATGTACACCGCTGCGGACCGCATCCTGGGCCGGCTGGTCAAGGTGACGCCGTCCTCCAAGGTGGTGGGTGATCTTGCACTGCACCTTGTTGGCCTGAATGCCGATCCTGCGGACTTCAACGAGAACCCCCAGAATTACGACATCCCCGACTCCGTCATTGGTTTCCTTTCCGGCGAGCTGGGAGATCCTCCCGGAGGCTGGCCCGAGCCGTTCCGCACCAAGGCCCTCCAAGGCCGCAGCATCAAGGTGCGCGATGTGGACATCAGTGCCGAAGACAGTGCTGCGCTCAAGGGTGACTCCAAGACCCGCCAGCACACGCTGAACCGGTTGCTCTTCGCAGGTCCCACCAAGGACTACTTGAAGAGTGTGGACACCTACGGCAACATTTCCGTGCTGGACACCCGTGACTACCTTTACGGATTCCAGCAAGGCTCAGAGCATGTGATCGAACTGGAGAAGGGCGTCCGACTCATTGCCCAGCTCGAGGCCGTATCCGAAGCCGATGAGAAGGGCATGCGCACGGTGATGTGTACGCTCAACGGCCAGTCCCGTCCCGTGGTTGTCCGTGACCGTTCGGTGGTCAGCAACGTCAAGGCAGCCGAGAAGGCCGATCCTGCCCAGCCCGGCCAGGTGGCTGCCCCGTTCGCGGGTGCCGTGACCGTCACGGTCAAGGCAGGCGATGTGGTCAATGCCGGAGACACCGTTGCGACCATCGAGGCAATGAAGATGGAAGCCTCCATCACGACGCCGGTAGCCGGCACGGTGTCGCGCCTTGCGATCTCGTCGGTGGAGCAGGTCCAGGGCGGCGACTTGCTGTTGGTGATCGGCTAGCTATCCGCTAAAAAAGTACCCCGTCCGGCATGGTCCGGACGGGGTACTTTTTTGTTGTGGTGGCGATTCGCTAGGAAGCGCGGGGCGCCGAGTACATTTCCTCGATCACGGCGTCGAAGTCCTTCATGACCTGTGCACGCTTGACCTTCAGGGAAGGGGTGAGATGGCCGGACGCTTCAGTGAAGTCCGCGGGGACAATCCGGAAGGACTTGATGGCTTCAGCCTGGGACACAGACTGGTTGGCCTTGCTGATGAGCTCCTGTACCGCAGCCTTCACCACAGCGTGGTCAGCCGCTTCGGCCAGCGTGGTGCCTGACGTCAGTCCGTGGCGCTCCAGCCAACCAGGGAGGGCTTCTTCGTCCAAGGTAACCAGCGCGCCGATGAAGGGGCGGTTGTCTCCCACCACCAGTACCTGGGAAACCAAGGCGTCGGCCCGGATCTGGTCCTCCAACAACGCTGGAACCACGTTCTTTCCGCCGGCGGTGACGATGATTTCCTTCTTGCGGCCGGTGATCTTCAGGAAGCCGTTGCTGTCCAGCTCGCCAATGTCGCCGGTACGGAACCAGCCGTCAGCGAAGGTCTCT
This genomic window contains:
- a CDS encoding MerR family transcriptional regulator; translation: MAQSDRRGPQVLNIGEVLAQLSDDFPGMTASKIRFLEEKGLINPKRTPAGYRQYADSDVERLRFVLALQRDQYLPLKVIKDYLDAIDRGERPENLPPGVTVAPKAVSDGMAAELQGRARALTEEQLRVESGASVPLLESLLSFGLISHSGGRFDEHALQVARACVQLESHGLEPRHLRPFQAAADREFGLVERAVAPLTSRRDAASQARAAEAAREISDLCLTLHRALVHDRISRMDS
- a CDS encoding bifunctional nuclease family protein; translation: MIEVEIVGVRIELPSNQPLVLLRELNGERHVPIWIGTPEASAIALAQQGVVPPRPMTHDLLVDVVESLGHSIISVNIVAVEDNIFYGQLQFDDGTVVSSRASDALALALRAKCRIWCADAVMEEAGVRITEHDEGEDSEPDPTVDEEREMRRFREFLDDVEPEDFEG
- a CDS encoding MerR family transcriptional regulator, coding for MSPKGEAGELKKSSAGIAAPASGAQGLLFTEDLPVLDEDAGYRGPTACKAAGITYRQLDYWARTGLVEPAVRGAAGSGSQRLYGFRDILVLKVVKRLLDTGVSLQQIRTAVEHLRERGVEDLAQITLMSDGASVYECTSADEVIDLVQGGQGVFGIAVGRVWREVEGSLAALPSEHAAEQSFPDDELSKRRVARRIG
- a CDS encoding ParA family protein produces the protein MQVVSISSLKGGVGKTSVTTGLASAALAAGIPTLVVDLDPHADATTALGVQPGGQLDIGRMLKSPRKARLQDNVAGSSWVSNGSSDGTLDVAVGSAFTGIYDRPDLGRRDLRRLSAVLAGTTNYELVLVDCPPSLNGLTRMAWSASDRVVLVAEPGLFSVAGTERTMRAIQLFRQEFAPNLAPAGIVANRVRTGSAEHTFRLAEMESMFGDLLLTPHIPEQANWQQIQGAAHSVHHWPGDSAKNSAKLFDALLQSLLAGQPSLRDRRQR
- a CDS encoding pyruvate carboxylase; translation: MFSKILVANRGEIAIRAFRAGYELGAKTVAVFPHEDRNSIHRQKADEAYLIGEVGHPVRAYLDVEEVVRVAKEAGADAIYPGYGFLSENPDLARAAQAAGITFVGPPAEVLELAGNKVAALEAARKAGVPVLKSSKPSKDLDELIAAADEIGFPIFAKAVAGGGGRGMRRVETREALPEALQSAMREADAAFGDPTMFLEQAVLRPRHIEVQILADAEGNVMHLFERDCSLQRRHQKVVEIAPAPNLDENIRQALYRDAVAFAKALNYVNAGTVEFLVDTEGERAGQHVFIEMNPRIQVEHTVTEEITDVDLVQAQMRIASGETLADLGLSQETVSIKGAALQCRITTEDPANGFRPDVGKITGYRSAGGAGVRLDGGTVYSGAEISPHFDSMLVKLTCRGRDYPAAVARARRGLAEFRIRGVSTNIPFLQAVLADPDFNAGNVATDFIDKRPELLKSHISADRGTKLLTWLAEVTVNKPNGELTVHSDPARKLPVIEGPVPTSGSRQKLKELGPEGFAKALREQQALAVTDTTFRDAHQSLLATRVRTRDLVAAGPAVTALMPELLSVEAWGGATYDVALRFLGEDPWDRLAALRQALPNTCLQMLLRGRNTVGYTPYPEEVTEAFVNEAAATGIDIFRIFDALNDVNQMAPAIRAVRATGTAVAEVALCYTGNLLDPNEDLYTLDYYLDLAQKIVDAGAHILAIKDMAGLLRPAAAAKLVAALRERFDLPVHLHTHDTAGGQLATLLAAVDAGVDAVDVAAASLAGTTSQPAASALVAALANTPRDTGLSLKNVGAMEPYWEAVRRVYAPFESGLPGPTGRVYQHEIPGGQLSNLRQQAIALGLGEQFEAIEDMYTAADRILGRLVKVTPSSKVVGDLALHLVGLNADPADFNENPQNYDIPDSVIGFLSGELGDPPGGWPEPFRTKALQGRSIKVRDVDISAEDSAALKGDSKTRQHTLNRLLFAGPTKDYLKSVDTYGNISVLDTRDYLYGFQQGSEHVIELEKGVRLIAQLEAVSEADEKGMRTVMCTLNGQSRPVVVRDRSVVSNVKAAEKADPAQPGQVAAPFAGAVTVTVKAGDVVNAGDTVATIEAMKMEASITTPVAGTVSRLAISSVEQVQGGDLLLVIG